From Oryctolagus cuniculus chromosome 17, mOryCun1.1, whole genome shotgun sequence, a single genomic window includes:
- the CDK5R1 gene encoding cyclin-dependent kinase 5 activator 1, protein MGTVLSLSPSYRKAALFEDGAATVGHYTAVQNSKNAKDKNLKRHSIISVLPWKRIVAVSAKKKNSKKVQPNSSYQNNITHLNNENLKKSLSCANLSTFAQPPPAQPPAPAASQLPGSQTGGSSSVKKAPHPAVSSAGTPKRVIVQASTSELLRCLGEFLCRRCYRLKHLSPTDPVLWLRSVDRSLLLQGWQDQGFITPANVVFLYMLCRDVISSEVGSDHELQAVLLTCLYLSYSYMGNEISYPLKPFLVESRKEAFWDRCLSVINLMSSKMLQINADPHYFTQVFSDLKNESSQEDKKRLLLGLDR, encoded by the coding sequence ATGGGCACGgtgctgtccctgtcccccagctACCGGAAGGCCGCGCTGTTTGAGGATGGCGCGGCCACCGTGGGCCACTACACGGCCGTGCAGAACAGCAAGAACGCCAAGGACAAGAACCTGAAGCGGCACTCCATCATCTCCGTGCTCCCGTGGAAGAGGATCGTGGCCGTGTCGGCCAAGAAGAAGAACTCCAAGAAGGTGCAGCCCAACAGCAGCTACCAGAACAACATCACGCACCTCAACAATGAGAACCTGAAGAAGTCGCTGTCGTGCGCCAACCTGTCCACGTTCGCCCAGCCCCCGCCGGCCCAgccgcccgcgcccgcggccAGCCAGCTCCCGGGCTCCCAGACCGGGGGCTCCTCCTCCGTGAAGAAGGCCCCGCATCCCGCCGTCAGCTCCGCGGGGACGCCCAAGCGGGTCATCGTCCAGGCGTCCACCAGCGAGCTACTGCGCTGCCTGGGCGAGTTCCTGTGCCGCCGGTGCTACCGCCTGAAGCACCTGTCCCCCACGGACCCCGTGCTCTGGCTGCGCAGTGTGGACCGCTCGCTCCtgctgcagggctggcaggaCCAGGGCTTCATCACGCCGGCCAACGTGGTCTTCCTGTACATGCTCTGCCGGGATGTCATCTCCTCCGAGGTGGGCTCGGACCACGAGCTCCAGGCCGTGCTGCTGACCTGCCTGTACCTCTCCTACTCCTACATGGGCAACGAGATCTCCTACCCCCTCAAGCCCTTCCTGGTGGAGAGCCGCAAGGAGGCCTTTTGGGACCGCTGCCTCTCCGTCATCAACCTCATGAGCTCCAAGATGCTGCAGATCAACGCCGACCCCCACTACTTCACACAGGTCTTCTCCGACCTCAAGAACGAGAGCAGCCAGGAGGACAAGAAGCGACTCCTCCTCGGGCTCGACCGGTGA